The Paraburkholderia sp. PREW-6R genomic interval GCGATCACCCACTCCGGCGGCAAGTTCGCCGACGAGCTGTCGGTAGACACGTGGGACGCCGTGATGAATGTGAACGTGCGCGGAACGTGGCTCATGAGCACTGCCGCGCTGCCCTATCTGCGCGAATCGTCGCGCGGCAGCATCGTGAATATCGCATCGGACACGGCGATGTGGGGCGCGCCGAAGCTGCTTGCGTACGTCGCGAGCAAGGGCGCGGTGATTTCGATGACGCGCTCGCTGGCACGCGAATTCGGCGCGCACAACGTGACGGTCAACGCAATCGCGCCGGGACTGACCGAGGTCGAAGCCACCGCCTATGTGCCCGCCGAGCGTCATCAGTACTACTTGCAAGGCCGTGCGCTCACGCGTGCCCAGCTTCCCGGCGACGTGACGGGGCCGGTGCTGTTCCTGTTGTCCGATGCTGCGCGCTTCGTGACGGGTCAGTTGTTGCCCGTGAACGGCGGCTTCGTGATGAATTGATCTTGTCGAATCGAAAGGAGAAAGAGATGGCGGACGCCGATATCGAACGCAAATCGTGGGAGCAGCCCGCGGATGCGAGTTTTTCGCAATGGCTGGACAGCCGCGTGGCGCGCCTGGAAACGCGCCGCTACGACTGGGACGCGCTGAAGTTCCAGGCCGACTACGACCCGAAATATCGCCGTGCGCAAATGCGCTACGTCGGCACGGGCGGCACGGGTGTCGCAAAGGACATGAACACGGTGCCCGCAGGCGGCTTCACGTTTTCGACAATGGTGATTCCCGCCGGCAACATTGGCCCGAGCCATATTCATATGGACGTCGAAGAAATTTTCTTCGTGCTGCGCGGCAAGATGAAAGTCATCTGCGAGAAAGACGGCGAAAGCTGGGAAGCCGTGCTCGGCGAGCGCGATCTGATTTCAGTGCCGCCAGGGGTTTATCGCACGGAAGTCAACATCGGCGAAGAAGACGCGCTGATGTGCGTGATGCTCGGCTCGCCGAAGCCAGTCACGCCGACCTATCCGCCGGATTCGCCACTGGCCAAATTGAAGCGCTAGGCCGCCGCGTTTATCCGCGCAATTCGAATACCTCGCGAAGGAAATCATGTCCGCAGTCCAGTCCATCACCGCCGGTCAGAACGCTACGCTCGAAGCGCGCCTGTCGCGCTTTCCCGCGCGGGAGATCCGGCTGGCTTCGCAGCGCACCGTCGGTTATCGCGAGGCAGGCGGCACGCAAAAAGACGCGTTGCCGCTGGTGTTGCTGCACGGCATTGGCTCGGGCGCGGCTTCGTGGGTGCAGCAGTTCGAGGCAATCGGCGGCGCGCGCCGTGTGCTTGCGTGGGATGCGCCGGGTTATGGCGCGTCCACGCCGGTCGCGGCTCAATCGCCGGTTGCAGCCGACTACGCCGCCGTGCTTGCCGAATGGCTCGACGCGCTCGGCATTGGCCGCTGCGTGCTGGTGGGCCATTCGCTCGGTGCGATCATCGCAGGAGCGTTTGCGGCGGCCAATGCGCAGCGCGTGGCCGGCTTGCTGCTGTTGTCGCCGGCCGGCGGCTACGGCGCGGCGTCGGCGCAAGTGCGCGACACGAAGCGCGACCAGCGTCTCGCGATGATCGCCGAACTCGGCCCGCGCGGGCTTGCGGAAAAACGCAGCGTGAACATGCTGTCCGCTCACGCGAGCGAGGAGGCCCGCGCGTGGGTCCGCTGGAACATGGCGCGCGTCATTGCACAGGGTTATGCGCAGGCTACGCATCTGCTCGCCAACGCCGATCTCGCGAGCGATCTTGCGCGCTATCGCGGCCCCATCGACATCGCGGTCGGCGCCGACGACACCATCACGACGCCCGAGGCCTGCGAGCGGCTTGCGCTCGCCGCGGGCACCCCGTTGCGGGTGGTGCCGCGCGCGGGGCACGCTGGTTATATCGAGGCACCCGCTGTGTACACCGCGATCATCGACACGTTCTGTCGCACGAGCGACGGACAACGGAGCCATGAATGACGCCCGACACGATTAACGCCGAGCGCGACGCGGACGAAGACCGTAGCGACACCGGCAACGACACGAGCGGCGACACCGCTTACCGCGTGCCCGGTCTCGAACGTGGTCTGAAAATTCTCACCGAGTTTTCACCGCGCGAGCCGGTACTCGGCGCGCCGGAATTATCGAAGCGCCTGAAGATTCCCCGCACGACGGTGTTCCGTTTGCTGCAAACGCTCGAATCACTGGGCTTTCTCGAACGCGCCGACAAGGACCGCAACTATCGCCTCGGCGTGGCCGTCTTGCGGCTCGGTTTCGAATACCTGAGTTCGCTCGAACTGACCGATCTCGGTCTGCCGATTATCGAAGCGCTGCGCAGCGACACCGGCCTCACGAGCCATATCGTGATTCGCGACGGACGCGACGTCGTATTCGTCGCGAAGGCGCAGAGCCACGCGCCGATTTTCAGTTCGGTGAAGGTGAACGTCGGCACGCGCTTGCCGGCGCATGCCACTACACACGGCCAGGTGCTGATGGGCGACATGACCCTCGACGACCTGAGAAAGCTCTACCCCGAGCCGGAACTGGAGCGCTTTACCAAACAGACACCGGCCACGCTCGAGGACCTGTACGAACGCATTCGCGACGACGCACAACGCGGTTTCGCGATCAGCGAGTCGTCGTTCGAGCGCGGCATTTCGGTGGTCAGCGCGCCGGTGCGCAACGACACAGGACGCATTGTCGCCGTGATCACGACGACGATTCCGCGCCACGAGATCGACGCGTCCCTGCTCGATAGCGGGCTGATCGACAAGGTGCGCCGCGCAGCCGACGAACTGTCGCAACGGCTCAACTACCGGCCGAAAGGCGGCCCGAACGCGGGCAGCCACTACATGAAGGCATTGGGACTCTGATGATTCAAATCGATTTGACCGGGCAGGTCGCGGTCGTGACGGGCGGTTCGTCCGGCATTGGGCTTGCCACCGCCGAACTGTTTCTGCGAGCAGGCGCATCGGTGGCGATCTGCGGTCGTGACAGCGAGCGCCTGGCCCACGCGCAAGCCGCGCTGAAAGACAAGGTTGGCGGCGCCCAGTTGCTCGCCCAAACCTGCAACGTGCTCGACGAAGAAGAAGTCGGCGCGTTCGCGCAGGCGGTACAGGCACGGTTTGGACGCAC includes:
- a CDS encoding SDR family oxidoreductase; this translates as MHSDGVDNNPVVALDGLRVLVTGGARGLGAAFVRALLQAGASVVFGDVLHEEGKALAASLAGEGRAITFLPLDLADPASIDRFVQQGAAQLGGVDALINNAAITHSGGKFADELSVDTWDAVMNVNVRGTWLMSTAALPYLRESSRGSIVNIASDTAMWGAPKLLAYVASKGAVISMTRSLAREFGAHNVTVNAIAPGLTEVEATAYVPAERHQYYLQGRALTRAQLPGDVTGPVLFLLSDAARFVTGQLLPVNGGFVMN
- a CDS encoding cupin domain-containing protein, with the protein product MADADIERKSWEQPADASFSQWLDSRVARLETRRYDWDALKFQADYDPKYRRAQMRYVGTGGTGVAKDMNTVPAGGFTFSTMVIPAGNIGPSHIHMDVEEIFFVLRGKMKVICEKDGESWEAVLGERDLISVPPGVYRTEVNIGEEDALMCVMLGSPKPVTPTYPPDSPLAKLKR
- a CDS encoding alpha/beta fold hydrolase, with the protein product MSAVQSITAGQNATLEARLSRFPAREIRLASQRTVGYREAGGTQKDALPLVLLHGIGSGAASWVQQFEAIGGARRVLAWDAPGYGASTPVAAQSPVAADYAAVLAEWLDALGIGRCVLVGHSLGAIIAGAFAAANAQRVAGLLLLSPAGGYGAASAQVRDTKRDQRLAMIAELGPRGLAEKRSVNMLSAHASEEARAWVRWNMARVIAQGYAQATHLLANADLASDLARYRGPIDIAVGADDTITTPEACERLALAAGTPLRVVPRAGHAGYIEAPAVYTAIIDTFCRTSDGQRSHE
- a CDS encoding IclR family transcriptional regulator is translated as MTPDTINAERDADEDRSDTGNDTSGDTAYRVPGLERGLKILTEFSPREPVLGAPELSKRLKIPRTTVFRLLQTLESLGFLERADKDRNYRLGVAVLRLGFEYLSSLELTDLGLPIIEALRSDTGLTSHIVIRDGRDVVFVAKAQSHAPIFSSVKVNVGTRLPAHATTHGQVLMGDMTLDDLRKLYPEPELERFTKQTPATLEDLYERIRDDAQRGFAISESSFERGISVVSAPVRNDTGRIVAVITTTIPRHEIDASLLDSGLIDKVRRAADELSQRLNYRPKGGPNAGSHYMKALGL